The genomic region GTTGGCAGCTGCCAATGGGACCAATTAACAGACCATTTTAAACTGCTGTTGATATCACACGAGAGGCAAAAACAACATGATGAGCTGATTCTTCTGCCATTATTTAATTCAGCACGGCAGCTCAGACAGAAATGGTTTGTTTGATCGTTTACTTTGATGAATGCTGCACAGAGTGTCACAATGCCTCGCCCACACATCAATTTAAACCATGTTCTGTTCTGAAGGTTTATTAAGAAGCAGGGCCTTGATCGTCTCTTCCACGAGTGTGACAACCACATGTGGCGTCTCGGCGAACGCAGCATCCCAGAAGGCTTGGAGGTCTCAGGTGGCTCTGATTGGTTTGCGCTCACCCGCCGCTTCGTGGAGTACGTCATCAACTCCCAGGATGACCTGGTGTCGGGGCTGAAGCAGTTCTATTCCTACGCCCTGCTCCCTGCTGAGGTAAGTGAGCCTTAGGTGGTCTGTTTATCTCCCGTAGTTGAGACAGACAGTTTGATATACAAGTCTGTCTCAAGCTCGTCCTCCCCTGCCAAGTCAGAAGAGCCTAGTAGCGGAGATAATGTAATACTTTAAGCTTTCAGGCACAGTGTGCAGCAGAGGTGCCAGACGAGAGAAGGGTTCACTTGAGTTTATCTGACTGTGGGGTTTAATGTCTCAGAGGAGGTGCGGTGGTGTGTTCCCTGTTGTTTGAGGCTACAGAGGCGTGACCTTTTGCAATTTAGAGTCAGTGGATATAAACTGTTTATACTTGTCTTTCACAGTTTACAGTGACTTCACTCTCACACAACACAGCCTTTGTTGTACTGCACAGTGCAGCAGAAATAATGTATTTACTCCTGCTTCTTTCTAGTCTTTCTTCCACACGGTGCTCGGGAACAGTCACATGTGTGACACCCTGGTGGACAACAACCTGCGTGTCACCAACTGGAACCGAAAGCTGGGCTGTAAATGCCAGTACAAGCACATTGTCGACTGGTGCGGCTGCTCTCCCAATGATTTCAAACCACAAGACCTCATCCGGATCCAGGTGAGTGGGCCAGCTGCACAACAACAActcagacatttttttctctcttatttaaaatctgttttatttttatttatgtatgtatttattatttttagattttgtgttgttttatattatttaattttaattttattttattttattctatttttcattgttttgttttatattgttttatttatgtattttaatttgatttaattttgttttatttaattttattttattattattttttttaactagctCATTCTTTCCTAATCTTTCATGCAGGAAATTCCAGtcaaatattaaatgtttttattaagctTAAAAATAGTTGGTAGGCAGGCCATGTAAAGACATAATCAAGGCatgtagatttttttatttatttattttttaaagtagaATACTTTTTAATGTACATTATATACCAAATTCAGTAAGTCCAGTCAATAAACTCCCGTGCATAATAACGctttttattaaatattatgcTATCCTACATTTGTTTGGGCAACATATAAACAGAAAGAATTACCGTGTCCTAACTGAATACAACACGAGCGTCAGCAACAAAATCAGTTTGATTGCATTCTTTTCTGCTGGAATGTCGTAAGCGGCCTGACCTTTTGTTGGACGCCCTGTttccctgttgttgttttttatttcacttaaaTCTTCATTAAATCAATTTTTGTGACAATGTCATGTCAGTTGCAAcatcataataaaataattgaaaaataaaaagagctaACGAAACAAAAACTCCTCgggtaaatacacatttttatacCCTTAATGTGTTAGCGTATCTATTGATTATTATTCCAGCCCAGTGTCATCTTTTTGAGTCTTGTATAGAGTCAATTTCTCCCATTTTCTTTGTAGTTGTGCTACTTGTTCTCACAGTATGTGTCATTTCTTCCACAGTTGCTGGCCATTGGTCCTTTGTTGGTGGTGTTTCTTTACCCCAGTTCCTAGTGATAGCTTTCTCGCTTGCTACTAGCAATATTTTGATGTAATATCTATTGCTAGCAGTAACGTTTTCTTCAAAAAATGTACATAGATAAAGCTCCAAACAATTGTGAGGAACCTCATATCCTAGTATGTGCTTAAGCTCTTTACATCTATCGTAAAATACAGTTGTTTTCTGGCATTtccaaataacacaacagtggtCTACATCAAAAGACCCACATTCTTGCCAACATTTCTGGCAGGATGTCCTATTTGTATTTATTCCTGATGCTTGCTTTGAAAGTGCTGTTGTGAGGACTTATCTATACGATACCTCctcatttcactacaaaaagCTAAATAATGTGGCAGCAGGCTGATGGGAGATCACTAAGAGGCTGAAtgtttctggtaaatgaccGTCGCTGCTAAGAACCTACTTGTGGCTGCTTAAATTGTATGTCATTTGCAGTAACTATCACAGTATGAAAGATTTAGTTTGGACAGAGAAATCTGATGTTAAGCGTTGCGACGGGATTGTCGGTCACTTGCTTGCTGTTAGATCTGCTCCCTATTCTTATTTTCACAAGACATAATGACCATAAAGATTTAAATATGTTGGACTTGAACAGATTTCTCCAGACAAAAATTGATAATTACTGGATAACTGTGATTATCTCTTATATTTAATTAGCACCAGTTTGGTTCAGTGTCTCAAAGGCTAATTTCTGttactttcttttctcttaTCCACAGCAGTTGACCCGTCCGACATTCTTTGCCCGCAAGTTTGAGTCAACAGTGAACCAGGAGGCCATAGACATCCTGGACACTCACCTGTATGGCCAGTACGCTCCAGGCACCATTGCCATCAAGGCGTACTGGGAGAGCCTGTTTGAGCAGCTGGACGGTGTGAGCTCACTCAGTGACGTGGCTCTCACTGCTTACACTGCTTTCTTTCGCCTGGGACTTAAGAATCTGGTGACGGCTCAGAGCAACGTGGAGACCTGCAAGTCCGTACACACTGTTTACTGTCTTATTTTTAAAGGATGATAACAGGTTTATTTCTTTATTGAATACAATCATGTCttatgtgtgatttttttccctgcagGTTTGAACCAGTAGGCCACCCTCTGTCTGTACATGTGTACTTTTATGACGACCGTTTCCAAGGATACCTGGTGCGTCAGGAAGCCCAGGCGGTGGGTTCAAAGGTCAGGGAGACACTGGAGATGTGGGCAGTGCCTCAAGCATCGCTTGTCCTCGAAACAAACCTGAAGGAGTTTGAAAGGCTCAAGAATCTGGAGGTAAGTGTACTTGATGATGAGGATTCTTCATTATCATTGAAGATTCTGTCCTGTGCAAACTTTTTAATATCAAGGCACCTTAAAGAAACTGCTTCACAGGAAGATTTTCTTCCTGATATGAAAAAATTGGGGTGGTTTTATCAGGGCTTGATCATCTGACCAAAACTTTGACTTTGAAGTTTAATTAGTTTAAAATTTTGTTAATACTGGGAGGACGGCTGGAGCTGAAAGTGCCAACATGTCCTCTCTCCCTGTCCTCAAATAAAATCTGAAAGTCAAAGACGCAGGAGACGTTGTTTTGCTGTATTGTTACTTCAGGACTGATTCCCTTTGTCTCTGTCCCTGGCAGATCGGTACAGAGTGGGATCCTAAAGAAAGAATCTTTCGGAACTTCGGTGGCGTGATCGGCCCTTTGAATGAACCACTAGCAGTCCAGAAGTGGGCACGGGGTCCCAACCTCACCGCCACTATTGTATGGATCGATCCAGCTCTGGTGGTCGCAGCATCTTACGACATCACGGTGGATGTGGATGCAGAGTACACCCAGTACAAACCACCACTGCAGCGCCCCCTGCGGCCCGGTACCTGGACGGTACGGGTGTTAAAACAGTGGGAGCGCGTGGCGGAAGTTCACTTCCTTGTCATGCCCTTAACCTTCAAAGATAAGGAGCCACTACGCAAAGGTGAGATGTGGATTCAGAGCATTTCTATATATCAAATTAAAGGATAAAGCTGTCGATAttccatatttttttcttattgtcaaacATTCCCATGAAACATACTATTTGCCGACATCCCTACTGCCAGTTTGTGGTTGTTGTCATCTGCCCACAGCTCTAAGCCTCCATGTTGAAGTATAAAAGCTTAGGCATTGTGTTTCTCTGGGACTATTTTCATCTGCTGATATGGTGTGTTAGTGAGTAAAtccagcagcaggacagtgtatgtgggattgaTTCCAAATAAGCTGCAGTGCCTGTGTTTATGATAATGACGGAAAATTGTCGCTATTGTGagtgtggctcattgatgtgtttttaattgttttgggacaacaatggagctttGAGCCAAGAGGCATAGACCATATCTGGTTTGGATACACAGGCAATTAAGGGCTTGGTGCTCTGATCATAATTTTTGGGGCCAGTCACTGATTGCTGGAAGCAGTATCGGTTGATACCAATCACGGGATCCTTTGTCAAATGcccctgtttgtttttgtgattaAAAACCTAGAGGACGGATCAACCTCATCCTTTTTTTAGTCAAGTTTTACTAAAAGTCTGGGCAGTTCAGTCTTTGTCAGTGAAAACCACAACTATATTAGTGTAGTTTTAATCAATGAAAACTAATAACTTTTTAGGTCAAACTTTATTCACATAAGATTTTATCTTGTCACTATAATCTGAGGAAAAACCAGAGGTTAAATCATGACTTTCCCTGCTACAGTTTCACCCCGGCATCCCCCCTGTGTATAACAGACACTTGGTCTGCACAGAGACAACAGATCAGACTATTTATAACCAATCAGCCATAACTGTAATAAGCCAATCAAACGTAGCCCCCATTACAGGCAATGCCTTGGCCGTTTCATGGGATTGTTGATGATGAGGAATATTTTAGAACAGTGATTCAGATTTGTCCTcggtcattagttcaaggtccacacagtttaatacatttagtgTTATACTAGCATTTGGCCGTgccgtcaagctagtttgctgtctctgtcaggtaGCTGTCTGTTGTTCACTcgctctacagcaggaaacaacactttAAATAAAAGTGCTGTGCTGGAAATGCACTGTACTTcgaaataaagtgtgttttttacaaaactGACACACTCaagagtcacttgcggtccactgagaatggacccgcgacccactttttGACCgagacccaccagttgggaaccactgatttagaatATCATAATTGAAGGTTTAAAATTTAATATGTGATAACTCATGAGGAATAAATGTGTTGGATCAAAGctaattttccctttttaatttctctttttctgcaCAATTGAATGTCGACTCCAGAAGAGGACAGCTGGCTCCACGCAGGTCCTCCAGGTAACCTGTACCTGGAGCAGAGCTTCCAGCAGCTGAGCTCCGTATTGAAGCTGCCCCCTCAGGAGCCTGCCATGCAGGAGGCCCAGCGCAAAGCCCAGCTTGCAGGTCAGCCCCTCGAGGCGTGGGTGGACAGCAGTGTAGGGTCCTTCTGGGTTACAGGCGGCCTATGCACCACACGGACTTCTTCTTGCCCAGCCGTGGGACTTTGCTCCAAGACCTCCTGGAGCTCTCTGTCCCCGGACCCCAAGTCTGAACTTGGCCCGCTCAAAAGTGACGGGCGGATCAGGTAGCCC from Epinephelus moara isolate mb chromosome 18, YSFRI_EMoa_1.0, whole genome shotgun sequence harbors:
- the xylt2 gene encoding xylosyltransferase 2 codes for the protein MVASARVQKLLRRYKLAIAAALTILLVQGLVVWSLRSLEEGEAERKTRRSKLPDHNSQDPKRDAALWEKQNSLSGRNRGRWSGRSERTGGTAASALRRGTGRKGEKASSRLKSPQERGMTGAGLDGGVALHDLSSSRNFSETRGGTDGAAKLPAAAILGEPGSVDGAHQAPSSDFVPKCDIIGKDALSALHRAGSQQCRQEIANIVCQHQAGKLMPDALPQFCPQLGISNQVQAVGELDNSLSKVENPVRVAFVLMVHGRAVRQLKRLIKAIYHRDHYYYIHVDKRSGYMHREVLQIAQQYPNIRATPWRMVTIWGGASLLKAYLRSMQDLLSMLDWKWDFFINLSATDFPTRTNDELVSFLSQQRDKNFLKSHGRENARFIKKQGLDRLFHECDNHMWRLGERSIPEGLEVSGGSDWFALTRRFVEYVINSQDDLVSGLKQFYSYALLPAESFFHTVLGNSHMCDTLVDNNLRVTNWNRKLGCKCQYKHIVDWCGCSPNDFKPQDLIRIQQLTRPTFFARKFESTVNQEAIDILDTHLYGQYAPGTIAIKAYWESLFEQLDGVSSLSDVALTAYTAFFRLGLKNLVTAQSNVETCKFEPVGHPLSVHVYFYDDRFQGYLVRQEAQAVGSKVRETLEMWAVPQASLVLETNLKEFERLKNLEIGTEWDPKERIFRNFGGVIGPLNEPLAVQKWARGPNLTATIVWIDPALVVAASYDITVDVDAEYTQYKPPLQRPLRPGTWTVRVLKQWERVAEVHFLVMPLTFKDKEPLRKEEDSWLHAGPPGNLYLEQSFQQLSSVLKLPPQEPAMQEAQRKAQLAGQPLEAWVDSSVGSFWVTGGLCTTRTSSCPAVGLCSKTSWSSLSPDPKSELGPLKSDGRIR